tgctccaggctagcAATCTCGCTGCCGTCACTGCTGCTCCTCTGGCCTGGCTGCGGGGCTGTGGGAATGGCTCTGAATGTGGCCCCTGCCGCAGCTCCTGGCCCCTGCTGGGTGCCCTCAGGAGCAGTCTCCTGAGCATCTCTGGTTGCTATGGGGCCAGTGTCATTACACAGTGCGGCACTGGGGCTGTGGAACTGCCCTGGCCTCCCCCAGGGCTAATTATgcaaggagggggtggggcagaggggtgccTGCAGCTGCCTCTGATGGTGCTGAGCACAGCTCTCTGCCCATGGGGCACGCAGGAGGCTGCGCTCTGCCTTATTTGTCTGTGTTCCTGGcacacagcagggctggctcctggcCTCAGTGCCCCGGAACAGCCAGTGGCAAGGCCTTCCCCGCAGCAGCTGCCCCCTCCGGTTGGACCCCGTCCCTGCCAAGCCAGGCCCCACGCACTGGCAATACACCTTGTGAGCTGCTCGCCAGAGACCCCTTGCCCCAGGGCTGTGAGCTTGGAGCACCAGGAGACCTGGCACGTACCAAACCGAAGGCCGTGAGATGGGAGCTCAGTGAtggggctgggcagtggccttGGGGTATGGGATGGTCCTGGGTACAATGCCAGGCTCAGGCTTGTGCTCCAGAGTTGGAGCTGCCCCCCTAACGAACAGCTCTAGCCCCATGGCATGGGAAAACCTCCCAGACGGGCCCCCGGTAACCAGGGCAGGaggcctgcctgagtctgcagagagcctgacgCAGGAGGGCAGAGGAGAATGGCGGCTCGCAGCAGCGCAGGTGGCTGGCAGACCTGGCAGGTCTCtgctggcagctgggggcaggctgCCGCCGGGGGAGGCTCGTCTGGGGCCTGCATGGACAGGtgaaagggatcctggcagctcgtGTGCAGGgcattcctggggctggctgctcTGTGGATGGGGCGAGCAGTGCTGAgctggcaggaggaaggggctgacccctccccccccataagTGCAGCAATTAGCGGCTCTGGCTCCTGAGCAACCACTAATGGAGCCCCTGGCGGGGGCCCAAGGCCCTGCTgctgagcgggggcagggctggagagtGCTTCTCCTGGTGGGCACTAGCTGGGCTGgttctccctctgccccacttgGCAGAGTTCTTCTGAGAGGCCATCTTGtcgctgcccctcccctgctgcgcCGCCATTCCCCAGGCCACGTGGTAACAGCTCTGCCTTTGCCCCATGGGGGTTTAGACAAGGGGCCTCTCACCCTAGGCAAGAGCATGGCCACCCCATACCAGCCTCACCACCCAGAGCTGGGTACGGTTGGACTCGTGCTGGCGCAGCGAGGCACACTGCTTACTCCTCCGTGTGTCCTTCGCCACCTGCTCTCCAGCCAGAGCTGCCTTCCCCTCCTGCATAGAGGCAGAACCCCTGTCACCCCCAGGTTTGGCTTTATGAACAAAACCTCCCAACCAGAGAACAGCTCAGCCCGTCtgcccaggctgggctgctccagggctcctctctccagcctactcagcccacaccctagatcctctctccccagggagccactgccccagccctgacacccAGCAGGGTAATGACCCTGCCTGGGGGAGTCACCAGCACCCACTTTCCTGGCTGACAAGTGGGGCTCAGGAATGCCAGTGCCAGCCTCACAAGGGcctgcagcctcctgccccatCGGGCACTGGCTCCCGGAGAGGCTCATTAGTGATGTGCCCGCCTCTCTGGCTCAGCTGGGTCCCAGTGGAGCTGGGCAGTAAGTGCAGAAGGCTCATGTGGGGAGGTCTTAATGGCTGCGTGAGGGAGAGGCGCTTGCTGGGCCCGAGATagaggcgggggcaggaggggcggtGGTTTCTGTTTCCTCAGACTGGAGCCTGAGCTGCCTCTGCCCAAGGAGCAGACAAGAAGATGCTGCACAGACTCCTGCTGGGTGGCCTCCTCTGCACCACACTTCCTACCAGCTTCCTCAGCACAGGTAGGGCACCCCTTGGTTCCCCAACCCCCTCGGCATGGGCACAGTGCCCTCTCAGCTCCTTACCCCCTCGGCCCGGGTAGggcaccccctgagctccccaatCCCCTTGGCATGGGCACAGTGCCCTCTCAGCTCCCTACCCCCCTTGGCCCAGGTAGGGTACCCCCTTGGTTCCCCAACCCCCGTGGCATGGACACAGTGCCCTCTCAGCTCCGTACCCCCTCGGCCCGGGTAGGGCACCCCCGGAGCTCCCCAAACCCCTTTGCATGGGCACAGTGCCCTCTCCGCTCACTCCCCGCCTTGGCCCAGGTAGGGCACCCCCTTGGTTCCCCAACCCCCTTGGCATGGGCACATTGCCCTCTCAGCTCCCCAAGCCCCTCGGCCTGGGTAGggcaccccctgagctccccaacCCCCTCGGCATGGGCACATTGCCCTCTCAGCTCCCTACCCCCCTCGGCCCGGGTAGggcaccccctgagctccccaatCCCCTTGGCATGGACACATTGCCCTCTCAGCTCCCCAACCCCCTCGGCCTGGGTAGGGCACCCCCTTGGTTCCCCAACCCCCTCGGCCCAGGTAGGGCACTCCCTTGGCTCCCCAAGCCCCTTGGCACAGGTAGGGCATCCCCATGGCTCCCCAACCGCCTCGGCATTGGCACAttgccccctcagctccccagcccccttggcaCAGACATGGCACCCTGGTCAGCTCCCCAAAGGGCTCTGACTCCCTCCCTGCAACATCTCAGCTTCAGCACAGCGCTATTGACGCTGCTCATTCCCGGGGCGAGTGTGCGTCTGGCCCCAAGGGGTTGGTACAGGCCGGGGCACAGGTGTGCTTGGCACTGCCCTGGGGGTCTGTCGTGTAGGCGTGTTGGAGTGTGTCTGGGGTGGTGCACTGTTCCATtggctgtggcagggctggggagtgTGCCCAGCTGAGTGTGAGGCCGGGCcacatttctcctgctgcatGGCTGTCCTCAACACCCTTCTGCAGCCTGCTCACAGATTAACATAGGacaccgccccgccccctccacgTGGGCAGTCTCCTTTGCCCCCCGCCAAACCCTCAGCATTGGGGAGAGCAGCTGTTCTTGCTACTAGGCCCTTTGTGCTCAGCCTAGGGGGCAGGCACCCTGCCAGCACTGCTGCAGGCAGCTGCATTCTGCACGCCAGCCGTGCTGGTGGGTGCAGCGCCAGGGCAGGGCACTGTGAGATGGAGCCAGCCTGGTGTGGTGCTGCAGGCCCTCGGACACCCCTGCCGTGCTGGGCAATCAGGGTCACAGCCCAGGGGGTGAGCACCCTGTCCTACCACGGCCAACACTAGGCTGCCCgcaaggagtcaccggctggctgCCCTTGGCTCATGAGCCGCTGAAAGGGCCTGAAGCAAACCCCTCTAGCCAGTGTACATGGGCGAGCAAGTTGCTCTGGCTTGCGCAGCCCAGAGCCTGAGGGCCACGGGGTGGGGTCCCTGTGCACGGTGGGTCCCAGGCTAGGTCGGCTCATGGGACAGGACTCAGCAAGCTGCCCAGGCAAGCCCGGCTCTCCGGGCACCCAGGAGGGCtctccccagcccatccccacagAGCCCTGGGAAGCTTCAGCCAGTCAGGGAATTTTGTCAGGGTTCTCCTATTGGTGGTGTTGGCATGAGGTCACCCTGGGGtctcctggggctgggctggccctgCTCGGTGTCTCGCCTCCCACAAAGGTCTGTGAACATGGGCCTTCActcaggtgggggaaggggggactcCGTCAGCTGGTAGCAGTTGTAGGCTATCTGTTGTGACTGTGCAGTAGGCAAAGCTCGTGTACTTGGCTCATGTTCTGAATAGTCTCTTTCGCTGCGACTTCCCCTTGCAGCCTCAGCCCATAACCTGCACCTCTGCGAGGGATATCCCAGCCCTGATGGGCGCTACCACTCCGGCTTCTACTGCCCACGCCTCACTGACCCCCCTGCACACAGGTACTGCTGCCACCACGGAGACCACGCCCTCAAatcctgctgcccccagctggcCTTTGAGAGCCTGAGGAGGGTCAATCTATCCAACGTGCCCACCCCAGCCAGACTCAGGTAAGCAGCAGCGCCTGGTCTGTGCCTGcacttgggtgggggaggggctgcttcaGATTCTAATGCCAGCCATGTGTGCACCCCCTTCTGGAGGAGCAAACCCAGCATGACTCATTGTGGCCCTTCACCACACACAGTGCAGCATGAACAGAGAACACTGCATGCTGACGGGCACACCTGGCACCCCAGGAGCCACCCAGGTGAGCTGTAAAGAGGAGCCTGGGGCTCTCGGGAATGGCAGAGCAGCAAGCCCCACAAGTTGGTTTTACATGAGTCAGAGAGGCGCTTTATAGACATGCTGTGACAGGCACGAAGCTGcattgccactatataaatccctgttacgcccacacctggaatactgcatgcagttctggccACCCCAGCTCAGgacagatacattagaattggaaaaggttcagagaagggcaacaacaatgattaggggaatggaacaacttctgtatgaggagagattgaaaagattgggactaTTCAACtgagaaaagagacagctaaggggagctatgatggaggtctatgaaatcatgattggtgtggagaaagtaaatgaggacgtgttatttactccttctcataacacaagaactaggggtcacccaatgaaattaatgggcagcaggtttgaaagaaacaagaggaagtatttcttcacacaacacacagtcaacctgtggaactccttgccagaggatgttgtgaaggccaagactataacagggtccaaaaaagaactagagaagttcctgCAGGAACTTATGGCtattccatcaatggctattagccaagacagtcagggatgcaccccatgctctggatgtctctaaacctctgactgcccgaagctggggctggatgacgggatggatcgcttgataactgccctgttctgttcattccctctgaagcatctcgcACCAGCCACCGCCAGAAGATACTGCGCTTGATGGatcattggcctgacccagtgtggttgttcttatgttgtaaaggaaaatcatgccgcTCTAATCCACTCAAGTGGCTGGAGCTGGTTAACGGACATTAGCGACTCATGCCCAGCCCTGttttccagcagcagctgcaaagCAGCAACTCTCCATTTGCAAGGTGTCCATGGGCAGCGCCTCTGCTGAGCACCATGGTCCATACATTTCCCTAGCAGCACCGGGCTCCCTAGGAGGGGGACGAGGCCCCCTGGCATCGAGCTGGGGAACATATACAAGTAGGACAGGTCTGCCTGGGGGCTCCCAATAGTGCCCAATGGGGGAAACCGCCTGGCATCTGGGTCCCCCCGGGAGAGTGGAGGCACCCTGCTGTAGCAGTATTGCGTCCAGTGTAACACAGCTGTTGCCTTGTACCTTCCCCCCCAGGAACCCACTGCCCCTGCTGGCTGTGGGGCTCTACGGCCTCCTCGTCCTCACGCTCATGATCCTCGACTTCCTCCACTTCTGCAGACTCAACCAGCGCCGCGTCTacagcctcctgggcagcagCCGCCTGGGCAAGCGCCTGGCCAGCTCCTTCCCACACCGCTgcccacggcccggcccggcgcgAGGAGGGACCCAGCGGCAGGAGCTgcccacggcccggcccggcgcgAGGAGGGACCCAGCGGCAGGAGCTGCCCACGGCCTGGCCCGGCGCGAGGAGGGACCCAGTGGCAGGAGCTGCCCATGGCCCGGCCCGGCGCGAGGAGGGACCCAGCGGCAGGAACTGGCTGTGACCATGGCCCGGCCCAGCCAGGACAGCAAGTGTGAAGAGCGGGCACCACAGTGACTGGGGGTGATACTTGGGGCAGAGGGCGTGTCAGCTGTAGGTATTACAGAGGCACCGTTAGCAGAGCCTGGCGCGCTGCCACTGCGATAAAGCGAGCCCACGCCTCAGCCCCGCACTGTTTGGCCTGGCCTGGTCCTTATAAAGTGCCTAAGCTGCTTGACAGGCCAAGCCCTGTCCCCGAGTGCTCTGTCTGGGATGTGACCTCTGGAGAAAGAGGAACCCTGGGGCGTGGGTAGGGGGGTGGAGTCACATGatcatagatcatagaatcatagaatctcagggttggaagggacctcaggaggtatctagtccaaccccctgctcaaagcaggaccaaacccaactaaatcatcccagccagggctttgtcaagcctgaccttaaaacctctaaggaaggagattccaccacctccctagggaacccattccagtgcttcaccacccttctagtgaaaaagtttttcctaatgtccaacctaaacctccccctctgcaacttgagaccattactccttgttctgtcatcttctaccactgagaacagtctagatccatcctctttggaaccccctttcaggtaggtgaaagcagctatcaaatcccccctcattcttctcttctgcaggctaaacaatcccagttccctcagcctctcctcataagtcatgtgctccagccccctaatcatttttgttgccctccgctggactctctccaatttatccacatccttcttgtagtgtggggcccaaaactggacacagtactccaaatgaggcctcaccagtgctgaatagaggggaatgatcatgtccctcgatctgctggaaatgcccctacttatacagcccaaaatgccattagccttcttggcagcaagggtacactgttgactcatattcagcttttcgtccactgtaacccctaggtccttttctgcagaactgctgcccagccatttggtccctagtctgtagcagtgcatgggattcttccgtcctaagtgcaggactctgcacttgtccttgttgaacctcatcatatttcttttggcccaatcctctaatttgtctaggtccctctgtatcctatccctaccctccagcgtatcaaccactcctcccagtttagtgtcatctgcaaacttgctaagggtgcagtccacaccatcctccagatcgttaatgaagatattgaacaaaaccggccccagcaccgacccttggggcactccacttgataccagctgctaactagacatggaaccattgatcactacccgttgagcccgaccatctagccagttttctatctaccttaccgtccattcatccagcccatacttctttaacttgctggcaagaatactgtgggagaccgtatcaaaagctttgctaaagtccagaaatagcacatccactgctttcccctcatccacagagccagttatctcatcatagaaggcaattaggttagtcaggcatgacttgcctttggtgacacaagctgggcagggctggggtctccTGGCCCTTGCCCTCTTCATCCCGCCCATGGCTCATCTGTGCTCAGGGTCCCtggggctgcctgcagctcctcgTTCACTGGTCGCACTCGTTAGTTCCCTTTTAGTGCTGGTTGTGCCTCGATCCCCACCCTGGGCACCGAGGGCTGCGGTTGGGGTCCTTGCTCCTCTGtggccagcccagctgctgcGCACCTGTTCAAGGGAGCACGGGAGGGTCCACAGGGTTATGTGTGATGGGCATCAGCATGGGGGTGCACGTGTGGGTGTGGGGTGTGCATGTGTGGGTGTGAGGGGTGTGGACACGTGTTGGTGTGAGGGGATGTGTATGTATGGGCTGTGGGGCATGGATGTGTGGCGGGGTGTGCATGGGTGTATGTATGTGGGTGGGTGTAGGGGTGTGGACATGTGTGGGTGTGCGGTGTACACTCCTGCATTGCCTGAGTGAATGCTCACTGCACAGCTGTGGCACCATCCCACCTGGTCACCTCTGCAGCGTCTGCTCCTGATCCCAGCCGCTGGGTCTGTGGCGAATGGGCTGCAGGTCTGGCTGCAGCCAAGTTGTGCCATTTGAGGACCTAGCCACATGGCAAATTGGAACTGGAGCCTGATATTTGCCCAGGGTCCAGCCAGCCAGTGCCACACGCCTGAGCCCTAGgtttgccaggcatccagttttcaaccggaacgccccgtcaaaaagggaccctggcagctccagttgGCATCAccaactgggccattaaaagtccaggcagtgtagggtgaccagatgtccggatAAAATCGGGACCATCCCGTTATTTAGGGAtgtttgtcccgatatttcgctctgccggcagcactcggatttttttgtttgtttttttgctgctcTGCCAGCGGACCCACTCCCCatcatgtgtcctgatattttctccctctcatctggccaCCCTAAGGCAGTGGCACAGTGGGgacccggggctaaggcaggcaccctgcctgctgtaTCTCCACGCATCTCCTGGAAGTGGCACACATCCCTGCAGACCCTAGACACATGGGCATGGACGGCCAGGGAGGCTACGTGTACTGCTCCCGCCCCGAGGGCCgagtctgcagctcccattggccgggaaccatgaccagggccggctctaggtattttgctgccccaagcacggcaggcaggctgccttcggcggcttgcctgtgggaggtccccggtcccgcggattcggcggcacgcctgctgtgggaccagtggaccctctgcaggcatgcctccgaaggcagcctgtctgccgcccttacggcgaccagcagagcacccgccgtggcttgctgccccaggcatgcgcttggcttgctggtgcctggagccgtccctacCGTgaccagtgggggctgcgggcgcaagggcagcgcgcggagcctccctggccacccatccCCATGCATCTAGGCTCTGCAGGGGCCTGGCGGCCACTTCCCAGGATCCACAGTCAGCACTGCcaggaccctgcacccccatccccctgcccagccctgagccccctcctgcaccccaaaccccttatccttGGCCCCATCCCAGACCCAACACCCCCATCCAGAGCCCGCATACCTCCAACAccctgccacagccccctcctgcacccaaaacctctcatccccggccccaccccagagcctgcacccccagctggcgtcctcaccccccgccaccatcaccccaagcccctgccctgctgagtgcgggtggggaagagcaagcgacagagggcAGGTGGACGGAGTGAGTGGCCGTGGAGactcggagaaggggtggggcctagggcaggggtgtttggttttgtgcaattaaaaaCTTGGCAACCCTAGTGAGCCGTCCAGCAGCTCCTGCTGATGTCCCACGGGCACGTCCCATCAGCCCCCCGGGCACCTCCCTAAGGCACagctgcctgcaggagcccagctaGGTTCCTTGGCTGGGGGCTCAGACACCCCGCCAGCTCCGCGGGTTGGCTGGAGGGCCTGCGCGCTCGGCTCGGCCCCTGGACAGGCACGTGGTCATCGTTAGGTTCCAGAGTCAACGAGCGGTGCCGCCTTGGCCGCTGCCGCGCGGGACGGGGCGGGGTTGCAGACCCCGCAGGTtaagccccgccccagccctgtgcccgtCACGTGACGCCGGCTTCGGCGCCAGCGGCGTCCTAGCGAGGCCGACTGGAGGCGGCGCTGACAGATGGCGTCATTGCGCGGGGCGGGGCCTGGATGAGCCGGGGCGGGGCGAATGCGGAGTGGAGGGAGCGGCCGACTCGGTGCCCGGACTCAGCATGGAGGGGGCCGTGAGTGACACGGGGGGGTCCCGGCTCCTGGGGGCCGGACGGGGGGTGTCCCGGCTCGCGAGGGGCCGAGGGCCGGACGGGGGTCCCGGCTCCTGGGGCCGGACGGGGTGTCCCGGCTCGCGGGGCCCGGCTCGCGGGGGCCGAGGGCCGGACGGGGGTCCCGGCGCCTGGGGCCCGGACGGGGGGGTCCCGGCTCGCGGGGGGCCGAGGGCCGGACGGGGGTCCCGGCTCGCGGGGGCCGAGGGCCGGACGGGGGTCCCGGCTCGCGGGGGCCGAGGCCGGACGGGGGTCCTGGCTCCTGGGGCGGGGGTCCCGGCTCGCGGGGGCCGAGGGCCGGACGGGAGGGTCCCggctcctggggcgggggcgggtcCCGGCTCGCGGGGGCCGAGGACCGGACGGGGGTCCcggctcctgggggcgggggtccCGGCTCGCGGGGCCGAGGGCCGGACGGGCCGGTCCCGGCTCGCGGGGGCCGAggccctgggggcgggggtccCGGCTCGCGGGGGCCGAGGGCCGGACGGGGGTCCCGCTCCTGGGGCGGGGGTCCCGGCTCGCGGGGGGCCGAGGGCCGGACGGGGGGGGTCCCGCTCCTGGGGACGGGGGGGTCCCGGCTCGCGGGGGGGCCGAGGGCCGGCCGGGGGCGGTcccggagcggggggggggactcCGGGGCTCCCGCCCCCCTGACGGTCTCTTTCCCCAGGGGGCGGCGGGGCAGCTGCGGCAGGAGGGGAACCGGCTCTTCCAGGCCGGGGACTACGCGGCGGCGCTGGCCTCCTACACGCGCGCCCTGGAGCTGTGCGCGGGGCCCCCGGAGCGCGCCGTGCTGCACCGCAACCGGGCCGCCTGCCACCTGAAGCtggtgagcggggggggggagctccgGGGCCCTGGCGTGGCGCTCGGTGACCCGCCCGTGCTGGGGGCTGCTTGGAGCCAGGCCCCCGGGCCCCTGTGCAGCTCTCGGCCCGGCTCCGGCCGCACTGCCAGCCTGAGACCGCTGACCCAGCCTATATGTCTGCCCCCCAGCCTGAGTGGGGCTGCGTGTTAGCggcacctcctgccccccacgaGGCCATGACCCCTGGGCAAGCAGGCACGGGGGAAGGGCAACTCGGCCAGGCTCTGGAGcagcagggaggctgggctgTGCCAAGTGttaccccagccagggactggcGTGAAGCCCAATGTTCCACCCCAGGAGTCACAGCCTCTGCGCCCTCTGACAGGTCTCTGGAATGAATCGAGCAGCCGGCTGCTGAGCCGGGGGCAAGGGGGGGCTCTCTGGCCCAGCAGCCTGCTGGGACTCCCCACTTTTTGGGTTCCTCCTTATCTGCTCTTATGCAGCAACGTGTGACCCTGCTCCCTAGGGAGCCCCGAGTTGCTCTGGGCAGGAGGGTCAGCGCCAGTGATTGTGTGGTGGGATGTGGGATGAGCCCCccgagctggggaaggggggatcCGGAGACCCCCGGAACAGGTGGCACCATGGCAGTGGGAGTTCCTGCATTGAGGCCAGCAAGGCACATGGCACTGGGCTTGTCTGATGAGGGATGCCTAGGGCAGGGTGGGCTGAGCAGCTGGGGAATCTGTCTGTTGCCATGGCAACTCCTCAGCAACATCTGCTTAGTGATATCCGAAAATCCAGGAACCTCCCCCTGTGGACAGGTCAGTCTCTCCTCCTCTGATCTGAGCTTCTATCACCTCCCGGCAGTCCCGTGCTTCTAATGCCATGGCGACCCGCCTCTCTCACTGCCTCCCTTCTTTGCAGGAAGATTACGCCAATGCAGAAGCTGATGCGTCTAAAGGTacggcagggctggggttgggggtcaGTTTGCTATTTCCCCAGGTGGGTATAGAGGGAGCTGGCCCAAAGGCCCCCTCTGACTGTGCTTTGGTCTCTGCGTAGCCATCGAAGCCGATGGCCACGACGTGAAGGCGCTGTTCCGCCGCAGCCAGGCGCTGCAGAAGCTGGGCCGCCTGGACCAGGCAGTCTACGACCTGCGCAGATGTGTGAGCCTGGAGCCCAGGAACAAGGCTTTCCAGGAGGCATTGCACGATCTGGGGAGCAGCATGCAGGAGAAGGTGAGCACCAGCGGAGCAGGAGCGAGGCCTGGGCGAGGGGGAAGGGCTGGCTCTCTGAGAGGTCTTGTGCTCCCAGCCTCGTGGCCCAGGTCGGGCCAGGTCACTGACCCATCTGCAGGCCGAGGCTCCCACTGCAGGGTGATAGAGGCCGTCGCTAACCTGTCCCTCCGTCTGTCTCAGATGAAGCTCATGTCCTGCACAGACTCCAAAGTAGAGCAGATGTTTCAGATCTTACTGGACCCCAAAGAGACAGACACAGATAAAAAACAGAAGGTACCAGCTCTGAGCAGCCACAGGgcaaggtgggggtgggagtggctGTGACCAGGGGAGggaatgtggtggtggtggtgggggggggagaatgcctgggctgggggctggagtggctgggcaggtgctggggggaattatggtgggggaggaggagctgtcGGGGGAGCCGCAGTAGCTGGGCAGgtgctgatgggggcggggggcttcCAGTCCCCAGGCAGAAGGCTTGAGCTGTGGGGCCGGGGGACAAGCCATTGTGGCTCTGGGCATGGGGACTCGTGTTCATGCTGCAGGAGGCTCTGGCTTGGCAGGTCTGAGCTGCTGGAAGACAAGGGGGTGCCTCTCACTGGCTGCCCAGGCAGTGATCCCACCCGGGGCCCCAGTGAGATTCCTTGCTCCCTGCCTTGTGCCCAGC
The nucleotide sequence above comes from Mauremys reevesii isolate NIE-2019 linkage group 10, ASM1616193v1, whole genome shotgun sequence. Encoded proteins:
- the LOC120373282 gene encoding uncharacterized protein LOC120373282 isoform X2, which gives rise to MLHRLLLGGLLCTTLPTSFLSTASAHNLHLCEGYPSPDGRYHSGFYCPRLTDPPAHRYCCHHGDHALKSCCPQLAFESLRRVNLSNVPTPARLRLNQRRVYSLLGSSRLGKRLASSFPHRCPRPGPARGGTQRQELPTARPGARRDPAAGAAHGLARREEGPSGRSCPWPGPARGGTQRQELAVTMARPSQDSKCEERAPQ
- the LOC120373282 gene encoding protein shisa-like-1 isoform X1: MLHRLLLGGLLCTTLPTSFLSTASAHNLHLCEGYPSPDGRYHSGFYCPRLTDPPAHRYCCHHGDHALKSCCPQLAFESLRRVNLSNVPTPARLRNPLPLLAVGLYGLLVLTLMILDFLHFCRLNQRRVYSLLGSSRLGKRLASSFPHRCPRPGPARGGTQRQELPTARPGARRDPAAGAAHGLARREEGPSGRSCPWPGPARGGTQRQELAVTMARPSQDSKCEERAPQ